TAGCGGGCGGTGGCCTTGGTCACCGGCAGCACCACGCAGAAGTACAGGACGGCGGCGGTCATCAGGAACGCGATCAGCACGTTCAGGAACTGGCCGTACGGGAACGTGACCCCGGCCACGGTGGCCTTGTAGCTGCTGAAGTCGCCTGCCGCGCCGACCACCACGCCCACCAGCGGGGTGAGGAACGCGGAGACGAAGCCGGTCACCACCCCGGTGAAGGCGGCACCGATCACCACACCGACCGCCATGTCGATGACGTTGCCGCGCATCATGAAGTCACGGAAACCCTTGAGCACTGTTCTCCCCTTCGGAGCCCTCGAAGCCGCTGTCGGCGTCAAAAATAGGACACGGGGCCCGGAGGTCGAAACCTCCGGGCCCCGTCGGATCCCGACGGATCAGGCCAGCGGGTCCGGCGCGGCCGTGACGCCAAGCTTGGCGAGCTCGGCCCGGCCGCCGTCGAAGGCGGTCAGCACCAGCGGGCCCTGCTCGGTGACGGCCACCGAGTGCTCCCAGTGCGAGGCCCAGGTGCCGTCGTTGGTGACCACCGTCCAGTCGTCCTCCAGGACGGTGGTGTGCGGGGTGCCGAGGCCCACCATCGGTTCGATGGCGAGGACCGTGCCGGGCACCAGCTTGGGGCCCTTGCCGCGGCCGGCCACGTAGTTCAGCACGTGCGGCTCCATGTGCATCGCGGTGCCGATGCCGTGGCCGCCGTACCCCTCGGTGATGCCCCACTTGCCCTTGGGCGGCAGCGGCTGGCGGCGGATGAAGCCCTCGATCGCCCGGGAGACGTCGACCAGCCGGTTGCCCTTGCGCATCTGGGCGATGCCGGCCCACATCGAGCCCTCGGTGACCCGGCTCAGCAGCTCGTTCTCCGGGGCGGTCGCGCCGACCGCCACGGTGATCGCGGCGTCGCCGTGCCAGCCGTCCAGGATCGCGCCGCAGTCGATGGAGATCAGGTCGCCCTCTCGCAGCACCCGGTCGCCGGGGATGCCGTGGACGACCTCCTCGTTCACCGAGGCGCAGATCACCCCCGGGAACCACAGGCCACCGTGGTGCGCCCGGAAGTTGGAGGTGGCACCGTGGTCGGTGATCACCTTGTCCGCGATGTCGTTCAGCTCCTGGGTGGTCACCCCCGGCGCCACGGCCTCGCGACAGGCCTTCAGGGCCTCGGCGACGACCAGTCCGGCCGCCCGCATCTTCGCGATCTGCTCGGGGGTCTTGATCTCCACCATCAGGTCACGCCTTCCACGTCAGTTGCACTCTCCACCCACCGTACGACGCCAGGACGGCCGGGAGGCCCCGTCGGGGCTTCCCGGCCGTCCGTGGACGTGCGTCAGGCGCTCTTCTTCTCTTCCAGGGCGGCGATGGCGCGCTCGGTCACCTCGGTCACCTTGCCGAGGGCGGAGATCGTCACCAGCAGGCCCTGGTCCGCGTAGTAGCCGATGATCGGCTCGGTCTTGGAGTGGTACTCCTCCAGGCGGACGCGGACCGCCTCCTCGGTGTCGTCCGAGCGCTGGTACAGCTCACCGCCGCACTCGTCGCAGACGTCCTCGGCCGCCGGGGGGTTGTAGACCACGTGGAAGACGTGGCTGCCGTCCTTGCGGCACAGCCGGCGACCGGCGATCCGCTTGACGACCTCGTCCTCGGGGACCTCCAGGTCGAGCACGCCGTTCAGGGCGATGCCCTCCTCGGCGAGGATCTCGTCCAGGGCCTTGGCCTGGCCCAGGTTGCGCGGGAAGCCGTCGAGCAGGAAGCCGTTCGCGGCGTCCGGCTGGAGCATCCGGTCCTTGGCCATCCCGATGGTGACCTCGTCCGGCACCAGGCGACCCGCGTCCATGTACGCCTTCGCCTCGAGCCCCAGCGGGGTGCCCTGGCTGATGTTGGCGCGGAACAGGTCTCCGGTGGAGATGTGCGGGATGGACAGGGTCTTGGCCAGGACGTGCGCCTGAGTACCCTTCCCGGCCCCGGGAGGTCCGACGAGGACGATACGCATCAGCGGAGGAACCCTTCGTAATTACGCTGCTGGAGCTGGCTCTCGATCTGCTTCACAGTTTCGAGTCCGACGCCGACGACGATGAGCACGCTGGTGCCGCCGAACGGGAAGTTCTGGTTCGCGCCGAAGGCGACCAGGGCGATCATCGGGATCAGCGCGATAAGGCCCAGGTAGAACGATCCTGGCCACGTGATGCGGGTGAGCACGTAGTTCAGGTACTCGGCCGTCGGTCGGCCGGCCCGGATGCCCGGGATGAACCCACCATACTTCTTCATGTTGTCGGCAACTTCTTCGGGGTTGAAGGAGATGGCCACGTAGAAGAAGGCGAAGAAGACGATCAGGACGAAATAGGTCGCCATGTAGACCGGGTGGTCACCGCGGACGAAGTTGCTGCGGATCCAGGTCGCCCATCCGGCCTGCGAGTTGGTCAGCTGGACCACCAGCGCGGGGATGTAGAGCAGCGACGAGGCGAAGATGACCGGGATCACACCCGCCTGGTTGACCTTGAGCGGGATGTAGGTCGAGGTGCCGCCGAAGGCGCGCCGGCCGATCATGCGCTTCGCGTACTGGACCGGGATCCGGCGCTGGGCCTGCTCGACGAAGATGACCAGGCCGACCACCACGATGCCGACCGCGATCACGCTGAAGAACTCGCCCCAGCCGCCCAGCAGGGTGCCGGACTCCTTGATCGCCCACATCGAGCCCGGGAAGCCGGCGGCGATGGAGGTGAAGATCAGGATCGACATGCCGTTGCCGATGCCGCGGTCGGTGATCAGCTCACCCAGCCACATGATCACGGTGGTGCCGGCGGTCATCGTGATGACCATGATGGCGATCCGGAAGATCGACTGGTCCGGGACGACCTGGTTGGCGTAGGGGCAGCCGGAGAACAGCGCGCCGCTGGAGGCCGTCGCCACGATGCCGGTGCCCTGGAGCACGGCGAGCGCGATGGTCAGGTAGCGGGTGTACTGCGTGATCTTCGCCTGGCCGGCCTGACCCTCCTTCTTCAGCGCCTCCAGCCGTGGGATGACCACGGTGAGGAGCTGGAGGATGATGCTGGCCGTGATGTACGGCATGATGCCGAGCGCAAAGATCGTCAGCTGCAGCAGCGCGTTGCCGCTGAAGAGGTTGACCAGACCGAACAGCCCGCTGGTCTGGGTCTCCTTGATGCACTGGTTCACCGCGACGAAGTCGACGCCCGGGACGGGGATGTGGGCACCCATCCGGAAGATCACCATGATGCCCAGCGTGAACAGCAGCTTCTTGCGCAGGTCGGGCGTCTGGAACGCCCGCGCGAACGCACTGAGCACGGTGCCTCCTGCGCCTCCCGCACATCGTCGGCGGGAGGGTCGGTCCTGAGTGGGGAGTGGACTTGCCGGGCCCCGCGTACGAACGGCACAGGCAAGCCTCGCGCCAGCGTACAAGGGAACTCCAGGGACTCTAACAGTGCGCGGCCGCTGGGCAGAAGCTTCGACCGCCCCTCCCCCACTGACGGGGTACGGCTTGCCCGGTTTTGACACACAAATTGGTCACGTACGACAACGGGCCCCGCACCTCCCGGAGGAGGTGCGGGGCCCGGTCGTCAGAGAGCTCAGAGGAGCTCGGTGACCGAACCGCCGGCGGCGGTGATCTTCTCGGCGGCGGAGCCGGAGACGGCGTCGACCGTCACCTGCAGCGCGACCGAGACCTCGCCCTGGCCCAGGACCTTGACGAGCTCGTTCTTGCGAACGGCACCCTTGGCGACCAGGTCGGCCACGGTGACCTCGCCACCCTGCGGGTAGAGCTCGGCCAGGCGGTCCAGGTTCACGACCTGGAACTGCTTGTGGGCCGGGTTCTTGAAGCCCTTCAGCTTCGGCAGACGCATGTGGAGCGGCATCTGGCCACCCTCGAAGCGCTGCGGAACCTGGTAGCGGGCCTTGGTGCCCTTGGTACCACGACCAGCGGTCTTACCCTTGGACGCCTCACCACGACCCACACGGGTCTTGGCGGTCTTGGCGCCCGGGGCGGGCCGCAGGTTGTGGATCTTGATCGGCGAGTTGTCCGCCATGTCAGTCCACCTCCTCGACCGTGACGAGGTGACGAACGGTGTGGACCATGCCGCGGATCTCCGGGCGGTCCTCCTTCACCACGGTGTCGTTCAGCCGCTTGAGGCCGAGCGAACGCAGGGTGTCACGGTGGTTCTGCTTGCTACCGATGTAGGACTTGGTCTGCGTGACCTTGAGGCGAGCCATCAGGAGCTCACCCCAGCCGCGCGGGCCCGCAGCAGAGCAGCGGGAGCCACGTCCTCCAGCGGCAGACCACGACGGGCCGCGATCTCCTCGGGGCGCACGAGGCCCTTCAGAGCGGCCACGGTGGCGTGCACGATGTTGATCGCGTTGTCCGAGCCGAGCGACTTCGACAGGATGTCGTGAACGCCGGCGCACTCCAGGACGGCACGCACCGGGCCACCGGCGATAACACCGGTACCGGGGGACGCCGGCTTCAGCAGCACGACGCCGGCGGCCTTCTCGCCCTGGATGGGGTGCGGGATGGTGCCCTGGATACGGGGGACCTTGAAGAAGTTCTTCTTGGCCTCCTCAACACCCTTGGCGATGGCGGCCGGAACCTCCTTCGCCTTTCCGTAACCGACACCCACGGTGCCGTCACCGTCGCCCACCACGACCAGCGCGGTGAAGCTGAAACGACGACCACCCTTGACAACCTTGGCGACACGGTTGATGGCGACGACGCGCTCGACGTAAGCGGTCTTCTCGGCGACCGGGGCGCCGCCCCGCTCGTCGCGCTTACGGTCACGCCGCTCGCCGGTGCCACCACCGGCGCCGCTACCGCGACGCTGGGGTCCAGCCATTGGAATTACCTCTCTCGTTTACGTCCGTCGACAGAGCCGACGAGCGGCTTAGAAGTCGAGCCCGGCCTCACGGGCCGCGTCCGCCAGGGCGGCGATGCGGCCGGCGTACCGGTTGCCCGCGCGGTCGAAGACGACCGACTCGATGCCGGCGGCCTTGGCGCGCTCGGCGACCAGGCTCCCGACCTTCTTGGCCAGCTCGGTCTTGTCGCCCTCGGCGCCCTTGATGGACACGTCGAGGGTGGACGCCGACGCCAGGGTGTGACCCTTGGCGTCGTCGATGACCTGGGCGACCATGTGACGGTTCGAGCGCGTCACGACGAGGCGCGGACGCACCTCGGTGCCGGTGATGCGCTTGCGAACACGGATGGCGCGGCGCTTGCGGGCGGCGTTCTTGTAGGCGTTGCCCTTGCCGATCTTGACAGAGACGCTCATCGCTTACTTACCACTCTTTCCGACCTTGCGGCGGATGACCTCGCCCGCGTACTTGACGCCCTTGGCCTTGTACGGGTCGGGCTTGCGCAGCTTGCGGATCTTCGCGGCGACCTCGCCGACCTTCTGCTTGTCGGTGCCGTCCACGTGGAACTTGGTGGGCGACTCGACGACGAAGGAGATGCCCTCCGGCGCCTCGACCAGGATCGGGTGGCTGTAGCCGAGCTGGAACTCCATGGCGGAGCCCTTCGCAGCGACTCGGTAACCAACACCGCTGATCTCCAGCGACTTGCGGTAGCCCGCGGTCACGCCGGTGATCATGTTCGCCACCAGCGTGCGGGAAAGGCCGTGGAGGGCCTTCGACTGACGCTCGTCGTTCGGGCGGGTGACGAGCAGGGTGCCGTCCTCGCCCTTGCCGATCTCGATCGGCGCGGCAACGACGTGGGTGAGGGTGCCCTTGGGGCCCTTCACCGACACCTCGCGGCCATCGATGGTGACGTCCACGCCGGCGGGAACCGGGATGGGCAGCCGTCCAATGCGAGACATTGCTGTACCTCCGTTTCCCGAATTACCAGACGTAGGCGAGAACTTCTCCGCCTACGCCCTTCTTGGCAGCCTGCTTGTCCGTGAGGAGACCGGAGGACGTGGAGATGATCGCCACGCCCAGGCCGCCGAGGACCTTCGGCAGGTTGGTGGACTTTGCGTAAACGCGCAGACCCGGCTTGCTGATGCGCTTGATGCCGGCGATGGAGCGCTCACGGTTGGGGCCGAACTTGAGCTCGATGGTCAGCTTCTTGCCGACCTCGCCCTCGGTGGGCTCCTCAACCTTGTAGGAGGAGATGTACCCCTCCTGCTGCAGGATCTCGGCGACGTGCGCCTTGATCTTGCTGGCCGGCATCGCCACGGTGTCGTGGTACGCCGAGTTCGCGTTCCGCAGACGCGTGAGCATGTCTGCGATGGGGTCGGTCATGGTCATGGTGGCCTCAGGCCTCTCCCGCCGTGGTTTCTCCGCGCCAGGTCCCCCTCCGCGCACTCGCAGGAGTGCGAAAGGGGCACAAGCGCAGGGGACCTGCGACGTAGTAAGACTGGGTTGCGAGCCCTCATGAGAGAGCCGCGAGCACCTATGGAGATGCCGCGGCAGGGGGCCCGACCCCACCACCTTACGGGATTCCGAACGGAAGCCCAAAAGTGAGGGGCCGGGCACCACTGCTCGCGTTGCGGTGCCTAGGGCTGCTGGACTACCAGGAGCTCTTGGTCACGCCCGGCAGCTCGCCGCGGTGCGCCATCTCACGGAGGCACACACGGCACAGGCCGAACTTGCGGTACACCGAGTGCGGACGGCCGCAGCGCTGGCACCGGGTGTACGCCCGGACGCCGAACTTCGGCTTGCGCTCGGACTTAGCGATCAGGGCCTTCTTCGCCATGGCTCACGCCTCCTTGAACGGGAAGCCCAGAGCGCGCAGCAGCGCCCGGCCCTCATCGTCGGTCTGAGCGGTGGTCACGACGGTGATGTCCATACCGCGCTGACGGTCGACCTTGTCCTGGTCGATCTCGTGGAACATGACCTGCTCGGTGAGACCGAAGGTGTAGTTGCCACGGCCGTCGAACTGCTTCGGCGAGAGGCCGCGGAAGTCACGGATACGCGGCAGCGCCAGCGACACCAGACGGTCCACGAACTCCCACATGCGGTCACCACGGAGGGTGACGTGGGCGCCGATCGGCTGGCCCTCGCGCAGCTTGAACTGCGCGATGGACTTGCGGGCCTTGGTGACGGCCGGCTTCTGACCGGTGATCGCGGTCAGGTCCTTGATGGCACCCTCGATCAGCTTGCTGTCACGGGCGGCCTCGCCGACACCCATGTTGACCACGACCTTGACCAGGCCGGGGATCAGCATGACGTTCTCGTACGAGAACTGCTCCTGCAGCTGGCCCTTGACCTCGGAGTTGTAACGCTCCTTGAGGCGGGGGGCCACCTTCTCAACAGTCGTCTCAGACATCAGATGTCCTCACCGGTCCGCTTGGCAACGCGGATCTTGTTGCCCTGGTCGTCGAAGCGGTAGCCGACGCGGGTGACAACCTTCTTGCCGTCCTTCTCCACGACCAGCTGGACGTTGGAGACGTGCACCGGGGCCTCGACGGTCACGATGCCACCCTGGGTGCCGGGGCCCGGCTTGGTGTGCTTCTTGACCCGGTTGACACCCTCGACGAGGACCTTGTTCTCAGCCGGCATGGCCTGGATGACCTTGCCCTGCTTGCCCTTGTCCTTGCCGGTGATGACCTGGACCAGGTCACCCTTCTTGATCTTCATGCTGTTCGCCATGAGATTAGAGCACCTCCGGCGCCAGCGAGATGATCTTCATGAACTTCTTGTCGCGCAGCTCGCGGCCCACGGGGCCGAAGATGCGGGTACCACGGGGGTCACCCTCGGTGTTCTTCAGAACGACCGCGGCGTTCTCGTCGAAACGGATGTACGAGCCATCCGGACGACGACGCTCCTTGACGGTGCGGACGACGACGCACTTGACGACGTCACCCTTCTTCACCGAGCCACCGGGGATCGCGTCCTTGACGGTGGCGACGATGACGTCCCCGATACCGGCGTAGCGGCGACCGGAGCCACCGAGAACGCGGATGCAGAGAATCTCCTTGGCACCCGTGTTGTCGGCGACACGCAGTCGCGACTCCTGCTGGATCACAGCTTTCTCCTGATCGTCAACGAGAGTCGACGGGCCGGCCGCTGCTCACTCGATCGCATCGCTGCATCGAGCACATACGGCCGTACCACATCGGCTTCGTTACTTGGCCTTCTCGAGGATCTCGACGACGCGCCAGCGCTTCGTCGCGGACAGCGGCCGGGTCTCCATGAGGAGGACACGGTCGCCGACACCGCACGCGTTCTGCTCGTCGTGCGCCTTCAGCTTGTTGGTACGGCGGATGACCTTGCCGTACAGCGCGTGCTTGACGCGGTCCTCGACGGCGACGACGACGGTCTTGTCCATCTTGTCGCTGACGACGAGACCCTCACGGGTCTTGCGGAAACCGCGCGTCTCGTTGGTGTTCTCAGTCATCAGGCGTTCTCCACCGTCTCGATGCCCAGCTCGCGCTCGCGCATCAGGGTGTAGATCCGCGCGATGTCCTTACGGACCAGCCGGAGCCGGCCGTGGTTGTCGAGCTGCCCGGTCGCCGCCTGGAAGCGGAGGTTGAACAGCTCCTCCTTGGCCTCACGCAGCTTGGCAACGAGACCCTCGTTGTCCAGCTGGCGAAGCTCAGCAGCCTTGGTAGCGGCCGACATCAGCTCTCACCGTCCTCGCGCCGAACGATCCGGCACTTCATCGGAAGCTTGTGCGCGGCACGGGTGAGCGCCTCGCGAGCAATCTTCTCGTTCGGGTACGACAGTTCGAACATGACCCGACCCGGGTGCACGTTCGCGATCCACCACTCCGGCGAACCCTTACCGGAACCCATGCGGGTCTCGGCCGGCTTCTTGGTGAGCGGACGGTCCGGGTAGATGTTGATCCAGACCTTGCCGCCACGACGGATGTGACGGGTGATCGCGATACGAGCGGACTCGATCTGACGGTTCGTCACGTAGGCCGGGGTCACGGCCTGGATGCCGAACTGGCCGAACGCCAGCTCGGTGCCACCCTTGGCCGCGCCACGCCGCTTCGGGTGGTGCTGCTTGCGGTGCTTGACCCTACGAGGGATCAGCATGGGGTCAGGCCTCCGTTCCGGTGTTCTCGGCAGCCGGAGCCTCGGTCACCGGGGCCGCGGGGGCCTCGGCGGCGGGACGACGGCCACGGCCACCGCGCTCGCCGCCACGACGCTCGCCACCGCGGGCGGGACGACCACCCTCGGGACGGGCCGGGCGGTTGCCGGAGCGGGCAGCGGCGTTCTCAGCGCGGACCTCGGCGATGTTCTTGACGTCGCCCTTGTAGATCCAGACCTTCACGCCGATGCGGCCGAAGGTGGTCTTGGCCTCGAAGAAGCCGTAGTCGACGTTCGCACGCAGGGTGTGCAGCGGCACGCGACCCTCGCGGTAGAACTCCGAACGGCTCATCTCGGCGCCGCCGAGACGACCGGAGCACTGGACCTTGATGCCCTTGGCGCCGGCCTTCATGGTCGACTGCATGCTCTTACGCATGGCGCGACGGAAGGAGACGCGGGAGGACAGCTGCTCCGCGACGCCCTGAGCCACGAGCTGGGCGTCCAGCTCGGGGTTCTTGACCTCGAGGATGTTCAGCTGGACCTGCTTGCCGGTCAGCTTCTCCAGGTTGCCCCGGATCTTGTCGGCCTCCGCGCCGCGGCGGCCGATCACGATGCCCGGACGAGCGGTGTGGATGTCCACGCGGACGCGGTCACGGGTGCGCTCGATCTCGACCTTGGAGATGCCGGCGCGCTCCATGCCCTTCGTCATGAGACGCCGGATGGCGACGTCTTCCTTGACGTAGTCCTTGTACAGCTTGTCGGCGTACCAGCGGGACTTGAAGTCCGTGCTGATGCCGAGGCGGAACCCGTGCGGGTTAACCTTCTGGCCCATTACCGGGTCCCTTCCTTGCTGCTGACGACCACGGTGATGTGGCTGGTCCGCTTGCGGATCCGGTAGGCGCGGCCCTGGGCGCGCGGGCGGAACCGCTTCAGGGTCGGACCCTCGTCGACGTAGGCCTCGGAGATGTAGAGGCTGTTCACGTCGCTGTGGTTGTAGTTGTGCGCGGCGTTGGCGATGGCGCTGTCGAGCACCTTGCCGACCGGCACGGTGGCGGCCTGCGGAGCGAAACGCAGGACGGCCTGGGCCTCCGTGGCGTTGAGGCCACGGATGAGGTCCACCACGCGGCGGGCCTTCATGGGCGTGACGCGGATGTACCGCGCCTGGGCCCTGGCTTCCATGGTTGTCCCCTTAATGGAGTAAGTCACTGAGTCTTATCTGGCGCTGAGCTCAAGCTCGCGGAGCGCTGACTAGCGACGCTTCGACTTGCGGTCTTCCTTCACGTGCCCCTTGAAGGTGCGCGTGGGAGCGAACTCGCCGAGCTTGTGGCCGACCATCGACTCGGTGACGAACACCG
The window above is part of the Kitasatospora sp. HUAS MG31 genome. Proteins encoded here:
- the rplP gene encoding 50S ribosomal protein L16; translated protein: MLIPRRVKHRKQHHPKRRGAAKGGTELAFGQFGIQAVTPAYVTNRQIESARIAITRHIRRGGKVWINIYPDRPLTKKPAETRMGSGKGSPEWWIANVHPGRVMFELSYPNEKIAREALTRAAHKLPMKCRIVRREDGES
- the rpsQ gene encoding 30S ribosomal protein S17; its protein translation is MTENTNETRGFRKTREGLVVSDKMDKTVVVAVEDRVKHALYGKVIRRTNKLKAHDEQNACGVGDRVLLMETRPLSATKRWRVVEILEKAK
- the rplN gene encoding 50S ribosomal protein L14, whose amino-acid sequence is MIQQESRLRVADNTGAKEILCIRVLGGSGRRYAGIGDVIVATVKDAIPGGSVKKGDVVKCVVVRTVKERRRPDGSYIRFDENAAVVLKNTEGDPRGTRIFGPVGRELRDKKFMKIISLAPEVL
- the rplR gene encoding 50S ribosomal protein L18; this encodes MSVSVKIGKGNAYKNAARKRRAIRVRKRITGTEVRPRLVVTRSNRHMVAQVIDDAKGHTLASASTLDVSIKGAEGDKTELAKKVGSLVAERAKAAGIESVVFDRAGNRYAGRIAALADAAREAGLDF
- the rplV gene encoding 50S ribosomal protein L22; translation: MEARAQARYIRVTPMKARRVVDLIRGLNATEAQAVLRFAPQAATVPVGKVLDSAIANAAHNYNHSDVNSLYISEAYVDEGPTLKRFRPRAQGRAYRIRKRTSHITVVVSSKEGTR
- the rpsH gene encoding 30S ribosomal protein S8; this translates as MTMTDPIADMLTRLRNANSAYHDTVAMPASKIKAHVAEILQQEGYISSYKVEEPTEGEVGKKLTIELKFGPNRERSIAGIKRISKPGLRVYAKSTNLPKVLGGLGVAIISTSSGLLTDKQAAKKGVGGEVLAYVW
- the secY gene encoding preprotein translocase subunit SecY yields the protein MLSAFARAFQTPDLRKKLLFTLGIMVIFRMGAHIPVPGVDFVAVNQCIKETQTSGLFGLVNLFSGNALLQLTIFALGIMPYITASIILQLLTVVIPRLEALKKEGQAGQAKITQYTRYLTIALAVLQGTGIVATASSGALFSGCPYANQVVPDQSIFRIAIMVITMTAGTTVIMWLGELITDRGIGNGMSILIFTSIAAGFPGSMWAIKESGTLLGGWGEFFSVIAVGIVVVGLVIFVEQAQRRIPVQYAKRMIGRRAFGGTSTYIPLKVNQAGVIPVIFASSLLYIPALVVQLTNSQAGWATWIRSNFVRGDHPVYMATYFVLIVFFAFFYVAISFNPEEVADNMKKYGGFIPGIRAGRPTAEYLNYVLTRITWPGSFYLGLIALIPMIALVAFGANQNFPFGGTSVLIVVGVGLETVKQIESQLQQRNYEGFLR
- the rpsC gene encoding 30S ribosomal protein S3 produces the protein MGQKVNPHGFRLGISTDFKSRWYADKLYKDYVKEDVAIRRLMTKGMERAGISKVEIERTRDRVRVDIHTARPGIVIGRRGAEADKIRGNLEKLTGKQVQLNILEVKNPELDAQLVAQGVAEQLSSRVSFRRAMRKSMQSTMKAGAKGIKVQCSGRLGGAEMSRSEFYREGRVPLHTLRANVDYGFFEAKTTFGRIGVKVWIYKGDVKNIAEVRAENAAARSGNRPARPEGGRPARGGERRGGERGGRGRRPAAEAPAAPVTEAPAAENTGTEA
- the rplE gene encoding 50S ribosomal protein L5, whose translation is MSETTVEKVAPRLKERYNSEVKGQLQEQFSYENVMLIPGLVKVVVNMGVGEAARDSKLIEGAIKDLTAITGQKPAVTKARKSIAQFKLREGQPIGAHVTLRGDRMWEFVDRLVSLALPRIRDFRGLSPKQFDGRGNYTFGLTEQVMFHEIDQDKVDRQRGMDITVVTTAQTDDEGRALLRALGFPFKEA
- a CDS encoding adenylate kinase, whose translation is MRIVLVGPPGAGKGTQAHVLAKTLSIPHISTGDLFRANISQGTPLGLEAKAYMDAGRLVPDEVTIGMAKDRMLQPDAANGFLLDGFPRNLGQAKALDEILAEEGIALNGVLDLEVPEDEVVKRIAGRRLCRKDGSHVFHVVYNPPAAEDVCDECGGELYQRSDDTEEAVRVRLEEYHSKTEPIIGYYADQGLLVTISALGKVTEVTERAIAALEEKKSA
- the rplF gene encoding 50S ribosomal protein L6; this encodes MSRIGRLPIPVPAGVDVTIDGREVSVKGPKGTLTHVVAAPIEIGKGEDGTLLVTRPNDERQSKALHGLSRTLVANMITGVTAGYRKSLEISGVGYRVAAKGSAMEFQLGYSHPILVEAPEGISFVVESPTKFHVDGTDKQKVGEVAAKIRKLRKPDPYKAKGVKYAGEVIRRKVGKSGK
- the rpmC gene encoding 50S ribosomal protein L29; translation: MSAATKAAELRQLDNEGLVAKLREAKEELFNLRFQAATGQLDNHGRLRLVRKDIARIYTLMRERELGIETVENA
- the rpmD gene encoding 50S ribosomal protein L30 encodes the protein MARLKVTQTKSYIGSKQNHRDTLRSLGLKRLNDTVVKEDRPEIRGMVHTVRHLVTVEEVD
- the rpsE gene encoding 30S ribosomal protein S5, with amino-acid sequence MAGPQRRGSGAGGGTGERRDRKRDERGGAPVAEKTAYVERVVAINRVAKVVKGGRRFSFTALVVVGDGDGTVGVGYGKAKEVPAAIAKGVEEAKKNFFKVPRIQGTIPHPIQGEKAAGVVLLKPASPGTGVIAGGPVRAVLECAGVHDILSKSLGSDNAINIVHATVAALKGLVRPEEIAARRGLPLEDVAPAALLRARAAGVSS
- the rplO gene encoding 50S ribosomal protein L15, which encodes MADNSPIKIHNLRPAPGAKTAKTRVGRGEASKGKTAGRGTKGTKARYQVPQRFEGGQMPLHMRLPKLKGFKNPAHKQFQVVNLDRLAELYPQGGEVTVADLVAKGAVRKNELVKVLGQGEVSVALQVTVDAVSGSAAEKITAAGGSVTELL
- the map gene encoding type I methionyl aminopeptidase gives rise to the protein MVEIKTPEQIAKMRAAGLVVAEALKACREAVAPGVTTQELNDIADKVITDHGATSNFRAHHGGLWFPGVICASVNEEVVHGIPGDRVLREGDLISIDCGAILDGWHGDAAITVAVGATAPENELLSRVTEGSMWAGIAQMRKGNRLVDVSRAIEGFIRRQPLPPKGKWGITEGYGGHGIGTAMHMEPHVLNYVAGRGKGPKLVPGTVLAIEPMVGLGTPHTTVLEDDWTVVTNDGTWASHWEHSVAVTEQGPLVLTAFDGGRAELAKLGVTAAPDPLA
- the mscL gene encoding large conductance mechanosensitive channel protein MscL, producing the protein MLKGFRDFMMRGNVIDMAVGVVIGAAFTGVVTGFVSAFLTPLVGVVVGAAGDFSSYKATVAGVTFPYGQFLNVLIAFLMTAAVLYFCVVLPVTKATARYLPKKPKTPKRPCPECLTEIPTAARRCSACTAEVLPVAV
- the rplX gene encoding 50S ribosomal protein L24; this translates as MKIKKGDLVQVITGKDKGKQGKVIQAMPAENKVLVEGVNRVKKHTKPGPGTQGGIVTVEAPVHVSNVQLVVEKDGKKVVTRVGYRFDDQGNKIRVAKRTGEDI
- a CDS encoding type Z 30S ribosomal protein S14 — translated: MAKKALIAKSERKPKFGVRAYTRCQRCGRPHSVYRKFGLCRVCLREMAHRGELPGVTKSSW